Proteins encoded together in one Kutzneria kofuensis window:
- a CDS encoding ribosomal protein L7/L12, whose product MDPTLTAVLVGVAVLVLLLAVAGRGGSTKQLERRLDRLERKLDVLMQHLDVPQPGLAGPDLAVDQDVVALARAGRKIEAIKRYRELTGVGLKEAKDAVERIH is encoded by the coding sequence GTGGATCCCACACTCACGGCCGTGCTGGTCGGCGTCGCGGTGCTGGTGCTGCTCCTCGCGGTGGCGGGCCGCGGCGGCTCGACCAAGCAGCTCGAACGGCGGCTGGATCGTCTGGAACGCAAGCTCGACGTGCTCATGCAGCACCTCGACGTGCCGCAGCCGGGACTCGCCGGCCCGGACCTCGCGGTGGACCAGGACGTCGTCGCCCTGGCCCGGGCGGGCCGTAAGATCGAGGCGATCAAGCGCTACCGGGAGCTCACGGGAGTGGGACTCAAGGAGGCGAAGGACGCGGTGGAACGGATCCACTGA
- a CDS encoding GntR family transcriptional regulator, translating into MQYISRLDRPLLRDRALATIRQAIVSGDLVPGEAIRDLDLAARLGLSRTPVREALSHLAEEGLVESKPHSYTRVTPIDPVAVRDALQVVQAMHGLALRLAVPLLTPDDLARMRSHNSRFAAALTAPDIAEALAADDDFHRIPVEACGNFAVAATIQRYTPLVRRLEYQRFSSSCGVDSVAMHEEIVVACEQGDGDLASRLTERNWATLAAELADQTTAGETPSTDPAD; encoded by the coding sequence ATGCAATATATTAGTCGCCTGGACCGGCCGCTCCTGCGGGATCGTGCCCTGGCCACGATCCGCCAGGCCATCGTCTCCGGCGACCTCGTTCCGGGCGAGGCCATCCGCGACCTCGACCTCGCCGCGCGCCTCGGCCTCTCCCGCACCCCCGTCCGGGAGGCCCTCAGCCACCTCGCCGAGGAAGGCCTGGTCGAGTCCAAGCCGCACAGCTACACCCGCGTCACCCCCATCGACCCCGTCGCCGTCCGCGACGCCCTCCAGGTCGTCCAGGCCATGCACGGCCTCGCCCTCCGCCTCGCCGTGCCCCTGTTGACTCCCGACGACCTGGCCCGCATGCGTTCCCACAACTCCCGCTTCGCCGCCGCCCTCACCGCACCCGACATCGCCGAGGCCCTCGCCGCCGACGACGACTTTCACCGCATCCCCGTCGAGGCCTGCGGCAACTTCGCCGTGGCCGCCACCATCCAGCGCTACACCCCGCTGGTGCGACGCCTTGAGTACCAACGCTTCTCGTCCAGCTGCGGCGTGGATTCCGTCGCCATGCACGAGGAGATCGTCGTTGCCTGCGAGCAAGGCGACGGCGACCTGGCCAGCCGCCTCACCGAACGCAACTGGGCCACCCTCGCCGCGGAGCTGGCCGACCAGACCACCGCGGGCGAGACCCCGTCCACC